From the Carboxydothermus pertinax genome, the window TTAGCTCATGTTTTAATGAAAGATGGAGTAAATGAAAAATTAATGGGCAAAGTGGAAGTTTTGGAACAGCGCTACACGGAAGATAACAATGGAAAAAGACATTTTGGTAAACGAATATTTTTATACCCGAGTTTTATGCCCGGAAGTTTAGTTAAAACGAAAAGTATTTTTACGTTAAAAGCCGAAGGATTCTGGGAGGTTTAAACTTGATTATATTTTACCAAAAATGTTTTAAACGAATCATTGTTGTTGAAGGCAGCGGTAATCAGCAAACTTTAGCAAAATATCACGGGGTTTTAGTAAAGAAAGATAAACATAATACAAGTAAACATGAAACGCCCTGCTAAAACAGTAACCTTATCACTTTAACATTGATATTTGGTAAAAATCCCAAAAAAGGAGTTGAGAACATGCATAAAAAACTAACCGCTTTACTTTTAACCTTGGCTTTACTGATAGGTATCGTTACGGTGGCTTATGCCGCAACTTTGCCCGATTACAAAGCGTACGGACTTTATGTTAACGGCCGCACCTACTACACCATTGATTACAAAACGTTGAAAACCAAACCAAGCCAGTTGAATTTGACGGTAACGGTCAAAGTAAGCCGCAGTCCTTATGCCAAAACCTATGAGAATGTGCCGGTAGTAATTCAGCTTAAAAACAGCAAGGGACAGGTATTGCAAGCATGGGTAGGCAATGTAGCCACCAAATCAGTCAACTATCGCCAGGTAACTTTACCCCTTAAACTGGAAAACGGAACCTATTACGTAGTAACTTATGTTAACCAGAAAGTAACCAATGGTTTAACTGCCGACCAGCTTAAAACCCTGAACAGCATGAGGTTTTTGCCGGAGCGTTACAGCAAGAATAATTACAGGTACGTGAAGGTAATAGTAAAGAACGTACCGATTCCTCCAGACAACACGAAAAAAGTAGGCTTACCGCCGGTAACGGGAATGCCAAAAGTTGATGTGAAGTCGCGGCAGGATTTGATTAATACAGCGTGGGAGTTTTATAAGACTTATATAAAGCCTGGGCCAGATTTACCCTGGTATGTAGAAGCAAATAATAACTACCAAGAGTATTTTGTAAAAAAAGGCAATGTTCCTGTTCCCGACTATTATCTAAATAATGGAATTTTCTATCTTTTCAAAGCCAACTACACCATGAACGGCAGACCGTTAACCGACGAAGAAGCCAAATTAGCCACCGCGTACGCCGCCAACGCCGTGCACTACGATTTCTACATGTACAACCTTGACCTTTTAGCCCATGATAAGGACCACATGTTTGACGTGTTCGGTGTTACTGCTTGTGAAGATTACTATGTTAATAGATGGAACACGAATATTTTAAGCTTAGAGCAAATTAATAACAAAATTAAAACTATAGCCAATTCAAAGGCAAGTCTTGTACCGTATCCCTATGCTGCCAGCAGCGAACCGGAAACCAAAGCCGAAAGCATTTACAAGGAAGTCTGGCTGGGAACTCCCGTTGTAAGAAGTTTCTGGTATTACCCTTACGAGCTGGAACTGCGGCAAAAACAGATTAGATTGGGCGATGATACCACATTAGATTACGAATACATCACCGATTATGAGCTAACTCCCGGCAAGGATCAGGTTAAATCGATCACCGTCAAAGGTTTTCTGAAACCCCACAAGGTAAAAATCGTGTTTGACCAGCCGGTAAACGTGATTTTGGACCTGACCGACTACATGGCGGAGAAGACCTGGCAGGAACTGCAAACCAAACCCAAGAGCGACGTGCTGGTCTATAAAGGCACCGTTTATCCCTGGGAAGAATTCGGCAATCAGGACCCGGAGGTGCTGGTAAAAGTCCTGGAGACCCTGAAAAATAATAAAGTACCGGTTTTCGTTAACTACTTTACTGCAAATACCAATGACCTATCCAGCAACCCCCACTTTGATCTGAAGCTGGCCGAATATGACAAAGACCACCTAACCAGTATAAACGGACGTCTTTTCACTGCCTATGATCCGGTAAGAAATAATACGGCTTTAAGCTGGACTTTGAATAATAATGATGCCATCTACAAAGATTTGCAGCGAATGGCAAATGCCGTGACCATCAAAGTGGGCTTCAACATGACCGCCGACGGCAATTACGACACCACCTTCAAAACCCTGCACGAAACTTCTGATTTGACCGGTTTTCCAGAATATCTGCTGCAGCCAAGATACGGAGTAAACTATCAGCAGCTGGTTAACAGCACCCATGTGATTTTCAAAGGTCGCGGCGGATATGCTGTGCCGTGGTACATGGAAATATCTTATTACTGGCCTTACTAAAAAGCAGGCGGGAAATCCCGCCTGCTTTCATTATGCAGTAAAGAAAGGAAGGTGAAAAGTTTGCGAAAAATAGGGGCAATCATCCTTTTTCTTTTTCTTTGCGCGAGACGAAAAATGGTAGCTAAGGGGAGATAACAACATGATTTCTGCTTTTATAGAAAATTTTATCAGGATGTTTAATTGGGGTATTATCACTAAAATGTATGGCAATTCTCATAGTTCCATTATTGGTTTTTTGTCAAGTGAATGGATTAGAAAGTCCCCGGAGCATTCTGTGTTGGATGGAGCCCCCTCTCCCTTAGTCGGCAAGGGAAGAAAAGGGCAAAAAAATACAGATATTCTATTATGTAAAGGTGACAAACCTTTTATAGTAGTTGAGGTTGAAACATTAGTAACTAAATATTTGGAAAAAATAGATTCAATTGCAGCCTACCTGGAAAATACAAAAGATTATAATGGGATTAGTTTTGGTCTGATAGTTATGCTCAATTATACAAATGGCGCAGACAAATATAAACATAATTGGCAAAAAGCAAAAGAGTACGCCATGGATAAAAATATCCCCATTGCCTTTGTTTCCATTGAAAAAAGGAAAGCAGAGTTAGGAAATACTGTTTTAGACCAATTAAAGCGTAGGAATGAGTATTACCCATGGGAAACCAGCAGCATTGATTATTGGATTTGGGGAAGTGATCGAAAGGTAGTTTCAGGAATTTTGTGGACAAGCAAGCGTTAATTTGAGTTAAATTTGCCGAGATGTTTTTACTGAACCAAAAGCAGTTTTAATGATTTTAGTAAAAACTGGCCGCAAAATTAAGGGATAGAAATCGCCCCGGCGGCAAAGCTGGGTTTTTTTGTGTGACTGTGGCAAAGCAAAAGGTACATATTGTAAAAAATTAACATTAGCTATATATATAGTGTTACACCGACCAGGGATATATACGGATGATGAGGAAATCAAGACGATCTTATCGTTGATTTAAAACTTGTGTTTGCGTATTAAGTGGATGGCCCCAACGTTAAAGTTCCGGTTGACCTTTTAATTTATAGTAATGAGGAATTTTTAAAGCGTTCGCAACTTAAATCAACCTTAGAGTATAAAATTGCCCGGGAAGGTATTTGCGATTGGCAAAGATTAAAAAATGAGATTAAAACGGAGGCTGTTGGCAAAAGGTTAACAGCCTTTAATTTTTTGCCTTTTGATGAGTTAAAAAGTATTAATTATTGATTAGATATCCTCAGCAGGTTAAAAGGAAAAGTAGTTTTGTCTGTACAATAACGGCAGATGAGGTTATTATAGAAATATAGATTGAGAGGACAAGTATATAAAGGCCAACCCCAATGGCGTAATTTTTACGGTATGGCTGATCGGGATAGAGGGGGATGAAATAATATGTACAAGGAAAAGTATATTGAAGCGATGAAGAACTATTTTGGGGATGATACAAGGCGGATCAACCACGCCCTAAAAGTACTTAATTATGCGGAAAGAATAATGGAAGGGGAAAAAATCGAAGGGGATTTAAAGAAAATCATTACTATAACTGCTATTCTTCACGATATAGGTATCATTGTTGCGGAACAAAAATATAATTCTTCTGCCGGGAAATACCAGGAAATAGAAGGGCCGCCTATTGCCAGAGAAATAATGGCTAAATATAACGAAGACAAAAGCATTATTGAAAGGGTTTGCTATATCATAGGTGGACATCATACCGCAGAAAAAAATGATGGACTGGATTTTCAGGTTATCTGGGAAGCGGACCTTCTGGTAAACATCGAGGAAGAGGGTTTGGATAAAAATAAAGAAAATGTAAAAAAGATAATCGAAAAAAATTTTAAGACTACCACCGGCAGGAACATTGCCATTAAAACGTATCTTTAACCAAATCCCCGGCTACAAAGGCTGGGGTTTTTTTGTGCGGTAGAAAATATTTCCCGGGTGGCAGGAAGAAGCCAAAAATTGTCGAAATCTTTTTAAGAAAGATTACTAAAAAACCAATTGGGTGAAAATATGGAAAAGGAAATTCTTTACCAGTTAGCCATACCGGTTTTTTCGAAGATTTTGCAGGACGAAAGATTTAAAGAAGAGGTATTAAGCAGCTTTCAACAAAAGTTGCTTCTTTTAACCCAGAAATATGCGGTAAATTTTGACGATGCCCTGCAAGATTTACAGATCTTTTTTGCTGGAATTAGGCAGCAAAAAAGCCTTAAAGTTCTGCAGGAAATCATCCGTAACCATTTTCAAAAAAAGGCCAATGTTTTTTTATTTTTATTGGAACTGGATCTTTTTTCCGAAACCTTGATTGAACTAATTTTCACATATTATTCCCGGGAAGAAGACAAAAAACTATTGCCGGCGGTATTTTACTTAAAAAGACTGGTGGAAGAATTAATCTTTGAACCGGCAGAAAAGGAGCCCAAAGAAATCATTACGGCGGATTTATTAACCTTTTCCCAAAAGGAAATTGAATTTTCCCTGAGGGAAATTTACCACTGGCTGCAGCCAAGATTTGTGGCTTTAGTAGCACCAGATAGCCTTGGAGTTTTTAAGGTGGTAGCGGGGGTGGGCGAGAAAATCGAAGAGTTTAAAAAGATCTCCTTACGAAAAGCTCCTTATTCTTTTGCCGGGCGACTACCCATCCCTACCTGCTACCGGGAAGAGAGGGTGCGCATTTTACCCTGCAAGGACCCCAATATTTTAGGACCCTTTGTGGAAATCTGGGATAGGTGCGGGATTGAAAGTGCGGTGCTGTATCCAGTGCTGTTTACCAGTTATAAAATAGGGGTGCTGGTTATTACCTTTTCCACCCCCTTAAAGTTTCCGGAAGATTTAGTTTACCGGACAGCCAGGTTTGCCGAAAATTTAGCCAGGAAAGTGATAGCCCTGTATAAAAAGAATCAGGAAACGGAATTTTACTGCTTGCTGAAAAGTGCGCAGGAAAAGTCGCTTAAAGTGGTGGTTAGTTTATTGGAGAAAAAAGACCCTTACACCGCTTATCATTCCCAGCTGGTTACTCGGTATGCGGTTTACCTGGGAGAAAAACTGGGGATAGATCGGGAGGGGATTGATTATTTACGATCCGGGGGAATATTTCACGATGTAGGTAAAGTTGGGATTCGCGATATGATTTTATTAAAACCCGGAAGTTTAACCGGGGAAGAATGGCTGGTGATGCGCTTGCACCCGGAGTACGGGTACCAGATAGTGAAAGAGATGGATGTGGCGATGGAGGTGCGGGAAATTGTCCGTTACCACCATGAGCGCTACGATGGCAAAGGATATCCTCATGGCTTAAAAGGAGAGGAGATACCTTTTTTAGCCAGGATCTGTTCGGTGGCGGATAGCCTGGAGGCAATTACGTCCGACCGGATTTACCGGAAAGGGCGGGATTTTGCCTTTGCTTTAGAAGAAATAAGGAGAAATAGTAAGACTCAGTTTGATCCGGAAGTAGCAGCGGTTTTAAAAAGTGGAGTAGAAAAAGAGCTTGCCGAAATTAAAGAACAAACTTTAAAAGAAATTGGTGCCACTTAAGAATTTAGTGATTTTGCCTTCAATGGTAGTGATTTTATTTTTCATTTCGTTCATGTCCTTGCGCAATTCGTTAACATTGCAGTTCTTCAACAGCGTCATAAGCATTAAATTATGGCCTTTGCTAAATAGAATGGGTACAAAGCCTTATTTGCGTTTTTAGTTTTTTAATAAAAGCGAAAAATTTTAAAAGTATTGCAGGAAAAGTTTAATTTTTGTCGAAAAATTTTAAATAGAAAAGTGTTTTTTTTTCAATTTATTTTGTGAAAATATTCCTTTATTTTACCAATTTAATAGAATATTTTATGACTTAAAGGAGGCATAAAAATTGACAGGGATTACAAACATTCGTGATATCTACCTGTCTTTAAAGATAAAATATTTCATCGCTTTTGGCAGTATCTTTGCTATCATCTTCGTAGGCATAGCTTTCGGGTATGTGATCTTTTTTGGACTGGTGAACAGTGTTAATCAGCTCACAGGGCACGGTAATATCCAAATTTTGCACGATGCAGCTCAGAAAGCTACCCATAATGTACTGCTTTTAATGGTCGCCATGTTTATCCCGATGCTGGGAGCTTTAATCTTTTTTAGCCGGCAAATTATCAAGGACTTGTTTGAGCCGGTTAAACGGCTAACCAAATACTGTGATGTAATCAGTTCCGGGGATTTAACCGCGGACGCTTTTCAAAGGAAAGCTATGTTTGGCAGGGATGAACTGGATGATTTAGTTAAGGCTTACAACACCATGATTAGCAGAAATAAAAGCATATTAGCGTTAATGCAGCAGGAAACCCAGAAACTTAACAGCAGTATGGAGGGCATACTGGGAGCGGTGGAGCAAATCAACACCGGGGTAATCCGGGAAGCGGAACTGGTTAACAACGTAACCAGTATAGCCGAACAGTTGAAAGAAACCGCCGAGAATCTGGCGATCTTAATCAATCAGGCGGTTAAAGAAACAGGCTATATTCAGGAAAGGTCCGAAGAGGGACGGCAAACCAGTGAGGAAACCGTTAAGAGGATTGAAGAACTCATAGCCAAGGTGAATAAAGCAGCTCAAACCAGTAACGCTTTAATGGAAGTGGCCGAATTCATTACCGAAATTGCCGAGCAAACCAACCTGCTATCGCTAAACGCTGCTATTGAAGCGGCGAGAGCCGGGGAAGCGGGCAAAGGATTTGCGGTGGTAGCCCAGGAAGTAAAAAAGCTGGCCGACAGTACAAGAAATAAAGCAAAAGAAATCCAAGGAGAACTGGTCAACATCCACCGGCAGTTGCAGGAAGTGGAAGCGGATGCCGGCAAAGCTGGCGAAGTGGTAAAACAAACCGCGGAAAACTATCAAGAATTTGCCGAAAAGGCAAGGGAATTAAAGCGTGGAGCGGAAAGAATCAACGAAAGAACCGGGCAAATGCAAAATATGGCTGCTCATTTAGCGAAAACAGCGGTGGAAACGTCTTCATTCGTTGAGGAAACCACCGCTATGGTGGAAGAAGTAGGAGCGAATATAACCGAGTTGGGCAGGGTAGTAGAGGAACTAAATCAGGAAGTAGGGAAATATAAGATATAGAATGTGAGGAAAATCTTTTGAAAATAGTTCTTATTGGCTGGAAGAGATAAAAAAGTGTCGAAATAACATTTAAACGACGGTTTAGGTGAAAATCATGGTAAAGGAAATTCTTTATCAACTGGCGGTACCGGTTTTTTCTGAGCTTTTAAAGGATGAAAATTTTGAAAAACAGGTGTTGCTGCGCTTTGAACAAAAACTTAATACTGTCTGGGAATTTTCTCTTAATTTAGAGGAAACTTTAAAAAAATTAGTTATTTTTTTAAAAGGCATTAAAGAGCAAAATAATCTTAAAGCTTTACAGGAGATTATTAGTATACATATCCAGAGGAATGCGAATATATTTATATTTTTAAACGAACTGGACCTTTTTTCTGAAGCCATAATTGAATTTGTTTTTTCTAATTATTCCCGGGAAAAAGTAAATAAAATTTTGCCAGCGGTTTTTTATTTAAAACGGTTGATTGAGGAGTTAATTTATGAACCGGTAGAGAAGGAACCCAGAGAAATTATCAATGCCGAATTGTTAACCAATTCCCGGGAGGTAATTCAGGAAAGCCTAAAAGAAATTTACCGCTGGCTTGAGCCGCAGTTTGTAGCTTTAGTAGTACCCAATAGCCTGGGAGTTTTTAAAGTAATTGCTGGCGTTGGGGAAAAAATTGAAGAGTTTGCCCGTCTGTCGCTGCGCAAAACCCCCTATTCTTTTGCTGGAAGATTACCTATCCCCACCTGTTACCGGGAAGAGAAGATAAGAATCTTGCCCTTTAAAGATCCAGGCATCCTGGGGCCGTTTGTGGAGATCTGGAACAAATGCGGTATAGAGAGTGCGGTTTTGTATCCGGTGATATTTAGTAGTTATAAAATAGGGGTTTTGGTGATAACTTTTCCGACTTCCTTAAAATTTCCCGAAGATTTTTATTACCGTGCAGCTAAATTTGCGGAAAATTTAGCGAAAAAAATTATCGCGGCGTATAAAAAAAATAAGGAAACGGAATTTTACTGTTTGCTAAAAAGTGTGCAGGAAAAGTCCCATGAGCGCTACGATGGCAAAGGATATCCTCATGGCTTAAAAGGAGAGGAGATACCTTTTTTAGCCAGGATCTGTTCGGTGGCGGATAGCCTGGAGGCAATTACGTCCGACCGGATTTACCGGAAAGGGCGGGATTTTTCCTTTGCTTTAGAAGAAATAAGGAGAAATAGTAAGACCCAGTTTGACCCGGAAGTAGTTGCGGTTTTAAAAAGTGGAGTAGAAAAAGAGCTTGCCGAAATTAAAGAACAAACTTTAAAAGAAATTGGTGCAATTTAAAAAGCGAGCTCTGGTATATTTTACTTTTCCCTAGCAAAAAGCTGTTCTGGAAAATTTAAATTGGTACGAAAGAATAAAACGGCAGCGGGTTTTACAAAAACGCCTCTTTAAGACCAGAGGCGTTAAGTTCGTACGTCTTTAGCCAAGACGATATTGACCGATAAGACTGCGATTCCTTTATTTGTACCATCCAAAATACTTATTTTCACTTACAAAAGTTCAAATATTAAAGCAGGAAATTAAAAAAATTTGTCGAAATATTTCATCTATAACTTAGTTAGTTAAATTAATTAAGTAAGGGGTAGTACTTTGTATCGGAATATCAAAGGCAACAGTAAAATGATAAAAAAACTGAATACTACCCGGGTGTTCTGGGCTATTTATCGGGCCGGGGAGATTTCCCGGGTAGAGCTGGCCGAAGTTACTGGCCTTACCAAGCCAACAATATCTTTTGTGGTGGAAAGGCTCTTAAATCACGGATTAATTATCCAGACCGGTTATGGCCAGTCAACTGGTGGCCGGAAGCCAGAAAAACTCAGGATAAACCCCGCCGGAGCTTATTTCATTGGAGTAAAAATTGGCAATAAGGGAATTACCGGGATAGTTACCAACCTTCTTGGTGAGATTATCCAGGAAGAAAGAATATTCTGGGAGGGGGAAACCCGGGAAACAGCTTTAAAAAAGATAGAAAAAGTAATAGAAAAACTCTTGAAAAAGGTTCCTAAACCTACCGGAATTGGCTTTGCGTTACCGGGACAGGTTGATTATGAAAAAGGAGTAGCCTTATCGGCCCACAATTTGCCTTTCTGGCGGGAAGTTCCTTTGAAAGAGGTAATTACAGCAAGATTTGGGTTGCCGGTAATAATTGAACATGATGCCCGGGCCATGGCGATTGCCGAGAAGTGGTTTGGGGAAGGACAGGATTTAAGCAATTTCCTTTATATTAAAATCGGCCAGGGCATTGGAGCTGGCATAATGTTAATGGGCAAACCCTATAAAGGGTTTAAAGGGCGTGCGGGAGAGATAGGCCACATGAAGGTAACGGATGACAGAAGCGTGGTCTGTACCTGTGGTCAGACAGGCTGTCTGGAAGCAACAGTCGCAGGAAAAGCTCTACCGCGCTTAGTGGATTTGTTTGACTCTGCTCTGCCCAAAGACTTTAATGTATTGCTTTTAAAGGCTACCAATGGTGAGGAAAAGTGCGTAAGCTTTTTTAAATGGTGGGGCGAGTTATTGGGGCGGGGTATTGCCAATCTGGTCAATATTTTTAATCCGGAGAAGATTTTTTTAGGAGGGGAGGTGACCAGGGCCTGGGAATTCTTAGAGGAAGGGTTTTGGCAGGGACTCAAGGGAAATAGCCTTATTGCTTTACAGGAAGGCCTCGAAATTAAATTAAGTAAAATTCACGAAAAAGCTGAAGCTTTGGGGGCATGTGCGGCTTTTTTGGAAGAAATGCAGGATTTTCAAAA encodes:
- a CDS encoding methyl-accepting chemotaxis protein, yielding MTGITNIRDIYLSLKIKYFIAFGSIFAIIFVGIAFGYVIFFGLVNSVNQLTGHGNIQILHDAAQKATHNVLLLMVAMFIPMLGALIFFSRQIIKDLFEPVKRLTKYCDVISSGDLTADAFQRKAMFGRDELDDLVKAYNTMISRNKSILALMQQETQKLNSSMEGILGAVEQINTGVIREAELVNNVTSIAEQLKETAENLAILINQAVKETGYIQERSEEGRQTSEETVKRIEELIAKVNKAAQTSNALMEVAEFITEIAEQTNLLSLNAAIEAARAGEAGKGFAVVAQEVKKLADSTRNKAKEIQGELVNIHRQLQEVEADAGKAGEVVKQTAENYQEFAEKARELKRGAERINERTGQMQNMAAHLAKTAVETSSFVEETTAMVEEVGANITELGRVVEELNQEVGKYKI
- a CDS encoding HD-GYP domain-containing protein, with amino-acid sequence MVKEILYQLAVPVFSELLKDENFEKQVLLRFEQKLNTVWEFSLNLEETLKKLVIFLKGIKEQNNLKALQEIISIHIQRNANIFIFLNELDLFSEAIIEFVFSNYSREKVNKILPAVFYLKRLIEELIYEPVEKEPREIINAELLTNSREVIQESLKEIYRWLEPQFVALVVPNSLGVFKVIAGVGEKIEEFARLSLRKTPYSFAGRLPIPTCYREEKIRILPFKDPGILGPFVEIWNKCGIESAVLYPVIFSSYKIGVLVITFPTSLKFPEDFYYRAAKFAENLAKKIIAAYKKNKETEFYCLLKSVQEKSHERYDGKGYPHGLKGEEIPFLARICSVADSLEAITSDRIYRKGRDFSFALEEIRRNSKTQFDPEVVAVLKSGVEKELAEIKEQTLKEIGAI
- a CDS encoding HD domain-containing protein, with the translated sequence MYKEKYIEAMKNYFGDDTRRINHALKVLNYAERIMEGEKIEGDLKKIITITAILHDIGIIVAEQKYNSSAGKYQEIEGPPIAREIMAKYNEDKSIIERVCYIIGGHHTAEKNDGLDFQVIWEADLLVNIEEEGLDKNKENVKKIIEKNFKTTTGRNIAIKTYL
- a CDS encoding HD-GYP domain-containing protein, with amino-acid sequence MEKEILYQLAIPVFSKILQDERFKEEVLSSFQQKLLLLTQKYAVNFDDALQDLQIFFAGIRQQKSLKVLQEIIRNHFQKKANVFLFLLELDLFSETLIELIFTYYSREEDKKLLPAVFYLKRLVEELIFEPAEKEPKEIITADLLTFSQKEIEFSLREIYHWLQPRFVALVAPDSLGVFKVVAGVGEKIEEFKKISLRKAPYSFAGRLPIPTCYREERVRILPCKDPNILGPFVEIWDRCGIESAVLYPVLFTSYKIGVLVITFSTPLKFPEDLVYRTARFAENLARKVIALYKKNQETEFYCLLKSAQEKSLKVVVSLLEKKDPYTAYHSQLVTRYAVYLGEKLGIDREGIDYLRSGGIFHDVGKVGIRDMILLKPGSLTGEEWLVMRLHPEYGYQIVKEMDVAMEVREIVRYHHERYDGKGYPHGLKGEEIPFLARICSVADSLEAITSDRIYRKGRDFAFALEEIRRNSKTQFDPEVAAVLKSGVEKELAEIKEQTLKEIGAT
- a CDS encoding ROK family transcriptional regulator; its protein translation is MYRNIKGNSKMIKKLNTTRVFWAIYRAGEISRVELAEVTGLTKPTISFVVERLLNHGLIIQTGYGQSTGGRKPEKLRINPAGAYFIGVKIGNKGITGIVTNLLGEIIQEERIFWEGETRETALKKIEKVIEKLLKKVPKPTGIGFALPGQVDYEKGVALSAHNLPFWREVPLKEVITARFGLPVIIEHDARAMAIAEKWFGEGQDLSNFLYIKIGQGIGAGIMLMGKPYKGFKGRAGEIGHMKVTDDRSVVCTCGQTGCLEATVAGKALPRLVDLFDSALPKDFNVLLLKATNGEEKCVSFFKWWGELLGRGIANLVNIFNPEKIFLGGEVTRAWEFLEEGFWQGLKGNSLIALQEGLEIKLSKIHEKAEALGACAAFLEEMQDFQKFSLLKGEENDEKEA